One region of Desulfovibrio sp. JC010 genomic DNA includes:
- the trsM gene encoding DVU_1556 family methyltransferase encodes MTGTPLWEKSILRDAAGNTLRPGGFTLTDRAVTLTGLPVDARVLDVGCGLGATVEYLRAQHGLNACGMDYSPRQLAEAPADLPLTRADGSSLPFADSSFDAIFCECVLSLLPDKEQTISEFKRVLKENGKLIISDLYQRGKGQHGTGQIQCLDGSCANSPLYLGRIEQILKENSMHIAAIEDYSRLLVELAAKLVFAGENIPSRGQNCCERPGYMLMIATQD; translated from the coding sequence ATGACCGGGACCCCGCTCTGGGAAAAATCCATCCTGCGTGATGCCGCCGGAAACACCCTGCGTCCCGGAGGTTTCACCCTCACCGACCGGGCCGTTACCCTGACCGGACTTCCCGTAGACGCACGGGTTCTGGATGTGGGTTGCGGACTGGGCGCAACAGTGGAATACCTGCGCGCTCAGCACGGCCTGAACGCCTGCGGCATGGACTATTCCCCGCGCCAGCTTGCCGAAGCCCCGGCAGACCTGCCACTGACCCGTGCGGACGGCTCTTCTCTCCCCTTTGCGGATTCCAGTTTTGACGCAATCTTCTGCGAATGCGTACTCTCGTTGCTGCCGGACAAGGAGCAGACCATCAGCGAATTCAAACGGGTGCTGAAGGAAAACGGCAAGCTGATCATCAGCGACCTATATCAAAGAGGAAAAGGACAACACGGCACCGGACAAATCCAATGCCTTGACGGATCATGTGCCAATTCACCGCTCTATCTGGGGCGCATCGAACAAATTTTAAAAGAAAACTCCATGCATATAGCCGCCATCGAAGACTATTCCCGGCTGCTGGTGGAACTGGCCGCCAAACTGGTCTTCGCCGGGGAAAATATCCCCTCGCGCGGGCAGAATTGCTGCGAACGCCCAGGCTATATGCTGATGATTGCAACTCAAGACTAA
- a CDS encoding DVU_1557 family redox protein, with the protein MSTLKVLDEDFSSWKCATCNKPLNPSPVELEYLDSRFNVELPACPDCGFVLIPEELALGKMAEVERMLEDK; encoded by the coding sequence ATGAGTACCTTAAAAGTTCTGGATGAAGATTTTTCCTCGTGGAAATGCGCGACCTGCAATAAACCGCTGAACCCTTCTCCGGTGGAACTGGAATATCTGGACAGCCGCTTCAATGTGGAACTGCCCGCCTGCCCGGATTGCGGATTTGTGCTTATTCCCGAAGAACTGGCTTTAGGAAAAATGGCCGAGGTGGAACGGATGCTGGAGGATAAATAA